In Zingiber officinale cultivar Zhangliang chromosome 1A, Zo_v1.1, whole genome shotgun sequence, a genomic segment contains:
- the LOC122029943 gene encoding plant UBX domain-containing protein 7-like, with the protein METLPSAAERQQLISFFLEVAAGQTADVAARFLEAAAWKFDEAVQLFYFSNESGGVESSFLPPQTNGITSVENMLASGSSVQGALEDEVRAPLPVVRDILNEDPAFFRSQPSLDVPFGISRHSAIWESSESVLSTSNGTHDNLASLYTPPFSLMFQGRFDQAKVEASRRGKWLLLNLQSHEEFSSHMLNRDTWANQAVAETIHSNFIFWQVYHDNIEGKKVCTYYNLFKLPAILLIDPITGQKMNAWTGMVHPERLLEGLLPFLDKGPKEHHAFLLQKQRQRAAHDSAVINVAGKEAVKDDVEMVQAIATSLEDTRGPRPLVTDEESRPEKSHATNSNEKLTYPPLLEEPQGNKGICRVAIRLPDGCRLQRKFLLTDSIKLLWSFCSSKLEDGLKRPFHFIQFYLGASRSLEYEKDLTFDAAGLSNSLISLVWD; encoded by the exons ATGGAGACTCTCCCATCGGCAGCGGAGCGACAGCAGCTCATCTCCTTCTTTCTCGAGGTTGCCGCTGGCCAGACCGCCGATGTCGCCGCACGATTTCTTGAG GCCGCGGCTTGGAAGTTTGATGAGGCTGTACAGCTCTTCTATTTCAGCAATGAAAGTGGTGGCGTGGAGTCATCGTTCTTACCTCCACAGACTAATGGAATTACTAG TGTGGAAAATATGCTTGCCAGTGGTAGTTCAGTGCAAGGTGCTCTTGAAGATGAAGTGCGAGCACCTTTGCCTGTCGTAAGAGATATCCTTAATGAAGATCCTGCTTTTTTCAG GTCTCAACCAAGTTTAGATGTTCCCTTCGGCATATCAAGACATTCTGCTATTTGGGAATCAAGCGAGAGCGTTTTGTCAACATCAAATGGCACCCATGACAATCTCGCTTCATTATATACTCCACCTTTTTCCTTGATGTTCCAAGGGCGCTTTGACCAG GCAAAGGTTGAGGCATCCCGTCGTGGCAAGTGGTTGCTACTCAATCTGCAGTCTCATGAAGAATTTAGCTCGCACATG CTCAACCGCGATACATGGGCAAACCAAGCTGTCGCAGAAACTATTCATTCTAATTTCATTTTCTGGCAG GTATACCATGATAATATCGAAGGAAAGAAGGTGTGCACTTACTACAACTTGTTTAAGCTTCCTGCTATATTACTCATTGATCCCATCACCGGACAAAAGATGAATGCATGGACTGGCATGGTTCATCCAGAGAGGTTGCTGGAG GGGTTACTTCCCTTCCTCGACAAAGGCCCAAAGGAGCACCATGCTTTTCTTCTTCAAAAACAAAGGCAAAGAGCTGCACATGATTCTGCTGTTATTAATGTAGCAG GCAAAGAGGCCGTGAAAGATGATGTAGAGATGGTGCAGGCCATAGCTACCTCCCTCGAGGACACAAGAGGTCCTAGGCCATTGGTAACGGATGAAGAATCCAGGCCAGAGAAATCTCATGCAACCAATTCAAATGAAAAGCTAACTTACCCACCACTTCTTGAAGAACCACAAGGCAACAAAGGAATATGCAGAGTCGCGATTCGTCTCCCCGATGGGTGCAGACTCCAAAGAAAGTTTCTCCTCACCGATTCAATCAAG CTGTTATGGTCTTTCTGCTCTTCAAAATTGGAGGATGGACTAAAACGACCCTTCCACTTTATCCAATTCTACCTTGGCGCATCGAGAAGTCTTGAATACGAGAAGGATTTGACTTTTGATGCCGCCGGTTTGTCAAACTCATTGATCAGCTTAGTTTGGGACTGA